The nucleotide sequence atccacttcccagcttggcaagcagggggcataaaacaactagagcacataattattgatagaagattcataactccccaggaacttcaagacaaacatggaatatataacttcttggaatatcagcaacttaaatcaattattactaaaaagtttaaatacagagacaacgatttaaagctaccagatgtagttaccactctgatcaatttctcaatgaataaaactctctccaaaatatacaaacttttatgtaatttagataacaatatttcacttccgacaacaaaatgggatgcggatttgagcatcagcacagatgaaagtttttggtcagaactttgtctaaacacctttaaaatgacaaaaaatccaaatctgcatctaatccatttcaaaactcttcacagaatttactacactggacagaggatgttcaagatgggtctcagtaactcagacatttgtcagcactgtgacagtaatctacccgacaattacatgcatgcactatggttctgcacgcctgtccaggctctctggcagcaggtatgtgccgatctatcagtctggcttaaggtttcaatcacagcttcaccgtcactttgtgtgcttggtgacatgagtgccatcgatgtagaaggaggattaggctctatcattttcataactctttgcattgctaaaaaaactattttaataaattggaaaagcaaaaaaaatataaatataagtcaacacagaaatctgctgcttgatcatatcagcttggaaaaaatgtcagcccaaagttcaagtaactttgaaagaattcggtctctctggtctcccatagctaactccgtgacttagggggtggggggggcatggtcgtcgctgctccttgcccttctgccgtgggccggggtgggggtcggggcctccggtgcctggccgggggtggtgggggctccgttggtcggggggtcgggtccggcgcctgggtggggcggcctggggcgctgcgtggtcctctgggcttgggtgtgggggtgcgtggtggggggggtggggtggtggtctggcttggcttgggggggtggtccctttgcctgtgctggggggggttggcggggggcgctgctcggggggggggcccagcggcgctggatgggcttcccgtctacacctggggctgggatcggcccttccctggctctgtggcgggacgggacaaccctcttggggcccccggtcactctgggtgtcatccgctgggctgcggggtctgggggtggggtggggtgggggtcttgtcggccctgtcctgtgggggggcattctgggggaggggggggggggcactattggtacggggcagggggggttgacgggtcggggtctccgctgaggccatcggcggtttccccggccggttggctgcctcggtcccgtcgaggcctgaccagagctcttctagggccggcgtttgggggtgggggcctgggcttgctccggggggggccggcgctttctggctcccctctctctgtgtgggggtggtggtgctgggcctggggtgtctgcgcctccgggggtggggccccggggctgggtgggcctggcccccttgctgggggtgggggcgggggacggctgtttgaccaccgggggacagtctatcatctgtccccaacttacccccttcctcatataacctcataatagggtgagggggtggggggcttagcctgcgatgagccttgggggggggggggttactaggcagtgacccccctcctgtggttgccgtatggagtgggccccccctctttcggttttatttgcaccttagacatgtaggggcccttggtagggggggtgcttggacatcactgccagcaagcagcggatgtcctcctagcaccctacccgccaattttaaccgcaccttagacatttagggccccttggtggggagggtgaggggacgtcactgtgagtaatcaggagacgtccccttagtgccctacccgccaattttaaccgcaccccccttagtacacacacccctcccccctcaatatatacatcccaacataagcacacacacatgcacacacacactctctcaaacacacatacacgcacacacattttgcaaggaaggtgggacctgggaccatctgtcccctgcctcttccctggtggggggtacgggcccctttgcaacggcggctgtgtccccggggtgctggcttcctgggcccggcggtgctctctccgcgcggtgggggggttcacattacatctgagccgggggtgttcgtgtccctggggggtgggttctggtccttgctcctgagtgctgggccccgccaaatttccaactgtggccgagcctggtcgggccatatttacaacacaccttgtgggccctcttttttccccggggttcccccctcctgggcgggggcggcgggcccctgcctcgctcctccctggaccaaccgtgggccgggcggatggctgcctggggtgcggagtgggtctcccttggggggtcctggcccgtacctggggttggggcggggggatgcccggaactcctgggtggtggtggggtgctcgtctggggctgtgggcgtccttctccggtggggccctgcgttgggttctcccggcgcggcgggggggctgctctcctggttgggctggggcggcgccctctttccctccgtgcctccctgctctctggctctgggggccttgcggcggccctgctggccctggcctgggtggcgggcttggtcgcccgggcggcggttgttccctgccggttcccgtgtggtgttggggggaatccggctgccgctgctggtgcggtgggggtcttggggtggggatggctgggcactctccctccttcttttcacgttccaccatccattttagaagaacataaacactcacctgagcacaggtgttagctcaacagactgaatgactgaaatatttcacactagttggttttaaggcataagtatgcgtgtgaacactatctgttttgtgtacatgtcgacaggtggacatttttgcaactaacaggtgtgtttataacatttgagtgtgtgtgtggacaggctccgccctttttttgttttgttttttttttacatttgaaccttaccataatgattaacaaccagtaaacttgttgctttatgctgcttcatggtcttatcccccttcccctcctattatcaccccctaccccccctctctctaacgtccctctttcttcttcccctctttccttttccgtccggtccaacaccaaagattttcagacatgtttgaaattaataaagtttggcctcaattacaaaaggggtttattcagacatacctttggtttgtctgaagattaataacccctcttgttaaagtaaaatatgtccaacccaagaggccctcagctctcatctgtctgcctagctgttggacaggacaagttcgaggaaaaaaaaaaaaagaaaaaaaaagacatgtggACATCCATTAACATGGACGCTTACTTGGCTGTAACATGCCATTTTATCACCGAGGAGGTAGGTATCCCCTGCTTTGTGCAATGCTTTGGTTTATGTATCTCAGTTTGATTTTGTTCATTCTAGGTGGAGCTGGCCTCTGTGGTCTTGGGGGTTCTGAAGTTTCCCCAAACCCACACTGCAGCTCACTTGGCTGAGGCCAAAAATCTTCTCATGGAAGAATGGGGAATTAAAGGGAAGGTGCGAGCCAGATCAATAAAGTACAATATCATTCATCAATATGGCCTCCCACTACCTAATATACATGATTTGTGAACATGTTGTAATCTTTCTTCCAGGTGACAGGCCTGGTTACAGACTGTGCTCCCAACATGGTTGCGTGTGCTAATACATTACTACTTCGGTACATAATGTGTTTTGCACATATGCTTAATTTGGTGGTGAAAAAGTCCCTTGCCCAAACCCCTGAACTAGAGGATATCCGAAGTAAGGGGCGTAGGATTGTTGGTCTTTTTAAGTCCAGCACCACAGCGAAGGAGAAGCTGTCAGAGATGCAGCGACAGCTGGCCAGGCCAGAGCACAAATTAATACAAGaggtgaaacttttttttttttttttatctaagatagtacatttttttgcagttgtttaTTGTGTTACTTTCTTCTCTCCTTTAAAATGTGCTTGCTGTCTTATCTTAGGTGGAAACAATATGGAACAGCACATTTAATATGTTGGAAAGGCTGTTTAAGGAGAGAGAGCCACTGGGGTCAGCTCTGGCCATCCTACATACAGACCTTCCTCCACTCACCTCAGAGGACTACCAGGCCATACACCACTGCTTGAGCGTTCTTTCACCGTTTCAAGAGGCCACAGTTGAGCTTtcgacagaaaaacgagtgtcaGCATCCAAAGTCATTCCCATGGTCAAAATGCTGAAACATTACATCTCAAGCAGGTGTGGTCAGATCACACACCCACTTGGTGAAAAACTGGCCACTAACTTGAAGAACAATCTCTATGAGAGGTTTTCAGCTCTGGAGAAGGTCACTGCTCTGTCAATGGCAACCTTGTTGGACCCAAGGTTTAAAGAGCTGGGGTTCTGCAGCCAAGGCTCTGCCCACACGGCCATAGAGCGACTCACTAAAGAGTGTGCTGCAACAATGCAGGCGCAACTTCCAGAGGCACAGCCACAGTCGCCACCTAGAGAAGGTCCTTCAAGTCAGCAGGAAGATGGTAGTCTCTGGGCCCTGCTGGACAGGCATGTGGGGGTTCAACAGCAGGTGACCAGCACAACTGCCAGTGCAACAGTGGAGGTTCAGAGGTACAGTAAAAATTAGAATCCTCATCataacttctgctcattttaAACTGGTGCATGACAATAGGCTATTAATGTCCTTCTAGGTACTTAAAGGAACCTCACATCCCAATGGGTTACCCACAAAGTTTTATACCCACATCTCTACAAGCTGGCAATGAAGTTTCTATAATCACCAGCTTCATCTGTGCCTTGTGAGAGGATCTTCACCAAGGCTGGCGAAATCGTCAGCCAAAGACGAAACAGGCTGAAGCCCAGCACAGtggagaaaattctgtttttaaataaaaatctatgacATGTATCCCACCCAGTCATGTTAGATTCTGGTTCACAAGCACTCATTCTCACTTTATAGATGGCATTCACAATGTAacacaagcacttctcacaaatcttcaaacattgtctttgttttatttccacactgaagtgttacaagggcaAGGAACTTAGTGGAGTAAATTatgccaccagatgccgctgttctgtgtggtttcgaagCCCCAAATGCTTCGTTCATTTTTCTGGCACATTTACATGAAGCCCCATgagagcttcatggggcttcgatTCCCATCCTTATTCAGGAGTAATCAGAAGTTTACTAGAACACGAGGAGCATGAGACCAGGTACTTCACCATAGTTGGTAACGATCTGGCGATAAATACTGGAAACCGGCCCTCTGATATACTGTGGGGTTGATGATGGAAGTGGCTGCAGCTGGGTCTAATCAGTGGAAGCCTCCAAGGGGACCATGAcacattctgtcttattgctgcagccagaggctcaataaatatagcaaaaagagaaggagagagtgggcaaccctgtctggttcctcttccaagaaaaaacctgttggaagtctgtttattagttctaaccgatgcattggggttgtgatataatattttgatccaattgatgaatgattctccaaaaccaaacttatggagggcagcaataaggaacttccagtttactctgtcaaaagctttttcagcatccagcgatagtatagtcatttccaggtttttaatggtggaaaAGTCTTTTATATTAACAAGTCTTCggagattgtcatccgagtgtctgcctttgatgaatccagtttggtcgaagtgaatAATGTGaggaatgatttttttctattctttgtgctagtgctttgcagataatatttacatctgcattgattagacaaatggggcgatagcttgtaGGACTTATggttctggtcagaactttgtataaacacctttaaattcacaaaaactccaaacttgcagctaatccatttcaaaactcttcacagaatttactacactggacagaggatgttcaagatgggtctcagtaactcagacatttgtcagcactgtgacagtaatctacccgacagtgacatgcatgcactgtggttctgcacgcctgtccaggctctctggcagcaggtatgtgccgatctatcagtctggcttaaggtttcaatcacggcttcaccgtcactttgtgtgcttggtgacatgagtgccatcgaaatagaaggaggattagtatCTATAATCTTCATAAACAGGATAATTGACTAAACTGGAAAAATAAGTCaatacagaaatctgctgtttgatcttatcagcttggaaaaaatgtcagcccaaagttcaagtaactttgaaagaattcagtctctctggtctcccatagctaactccatgacttagggggtggggggcctggtcgtcacTGCTCCTTGCCAATCTGCCGTggttcggggtgggggtcggggcctctgGTGCCCGGTAGGGGGCGATGGGGGCTCCATTGGTCGGgaggtcgggtccggtgcctgggtggggcagGCTGGGGCGCAGCACGGTCTTCTGagcttgggtgtgtgtgtgtgggggggggggggggggttgagtggtggtctggcttggcttggggggtggtctctttgcctgtgctgggggggttggcggggggccctgcttgggggggggggtccagcggcgctggatgggctgcccatctacacctggggctgggatcaacccttccctggctctgggacggggcaGGGCAACCCCCTTGCAACCCCCGGTCGTTTTGGATGTCATCCGCTGGGGCTGCCGGGTCTGGGTGGGGGGGGGATGCTTGTTGGCCCTGTCCTGCAGGGGGGGAACTTTCGGGGGGGGCACTATCGGTACGGGACCTTGAGCAGCAGggagcagcagatgtcctcttagcaccctacccgccaattttaactgcaccttagacatttagagccccttggtggggagggtgatgggacatcactgtgagtaatcaggagatgtcccctcagggccctacccgccaattttaacagcacccccttagtacacacacccttcactCCTTAAattatacattccaacataaacacacacacatgcacacacacgcatttcacaaggaaggtgggactttggaccatctgtcccctaccccatccctggtagggctACTGGCCCTTGGCAATGGcagccgtgtcccctgggtgctggtttcctgggcccggtggccctctctccacgcagagAGAGGGATCCCTAAactttctggcaaggccagaagccggggatcacatcacacctgagccgggggtgtccatGTCCCTCAGGGGTGGGTTCTTGTCCTTGCCCCCGGGTGCTgagcctcgccaaatttccaactgtggccaagCCTGGTctggccatgtttacaacacccctagtgggccccccttttccccggggtgcccccctcctgggcgggggcgtcttacatctgaaccttaccgtaatgataaacattcagcaacttgttgcttcatgctgcttcatggttttatccaCCCCtttcctatgatcaccctcctatccccctctttctaacatccctctctcttcttcccttctttccttttccgtccggtccaacacaaaagattttcaaatatgattaaaatgaataaattttggcctcaattacaaaaggggtttattcagacatacctctggtttgtctgaagattacttacccctgttgttaaagtaaaatatgtccaacacaagaggccttcagctctcacctgtttgcccagctgttggacaggacaagttggggggggggggggggggggaatgatAGTCTTTTttattagcccttgtgctatcctaggtattTTAACACTGGGAAAtcattcttcaatgatttgtgatcttcactggtgtccatggattacatgaaatctttccacctttatccacctcggtcatggtagggagaacacgtcaatgtaagggtggggtcatctaagatagcacaagggttagagagATGGTGAGAGTTGATTTGCCACCAGAGGCACAGGTGAGCGTAGGAAATGTCCTGAAGTAGCACCGGCTGAAGAAATCTCCAGCAAGTCACAGTTTGTTGTGTTGCAATTCTGCATGCAGATGTTTCTCCAGTTGCTGTTAATACTTTCATGAAAGGTCCTAAAAAGTCCTACAGGAAAAAGCCTCCATTAggttttatgaaatatttatggCAATTAATACATCATTTTAGTCAACAGATCAAACccattatttcatataaaaaagatCATTTCATGGATAAgcattgtgtattttatttttcttcattatttacaataaaatggggggacataaataaaataaaatgctacatttttctaaactttcttttgtttctctaATTTAgacaaagcaaaaagaaataggTGACAAAGATTTTACCCAGTGAGAAAAAGAAACTCATAGCATAAACTTAGAGAAAAACTACAGGAAAAATATTGACCAATGTTTTATGGGTAGATTTTAAGGTGGTGTAGTTGCTTTTTGAAAAGTCGTCAGTAGACCACACCGCTCGccatttggattaaaaaagcCCAAACCAAATGAACTCCTGGGAGAATCCCAAACAATCAAAACCTGCATCCTGGACTTGTCCAATCCAGACATAGTTATACAAAGCAAATAAGTCTGACAACTTGAACCTTATATTGTTGCAAATGTTGTACAAATAGTGGATGTTTTGTCCCATTGTGTGAAAGCGGGCCATTCACCCGTCTTTTGATAAAGCTTTAAGCAGCAGGggttgacaccccccccccccccccccactgtactatccttgtgctatcttaaatgacctcacccttacattgacgtgaagaaaaaaggttcagagctctgtctagtgggtctccCAATTcctaatggtaaagtgcctaggatagcacaagggctacataagtttgcttccttccactcccttttaagcaatctttgatttaatatctaatcatcctaagtttgatatgtctttgaatgaatgtatgaatgcttattgtattttttggtgCATTATTctgtgattgcttgaaataaaccatttcaaatcaaaatcaacctCTTCTTGGTCTTATCTAACCTCTTTACTGGTATTGCCAATTTCGGCATCTTTTTCCCAAAGTaatattagaaaaaatattttcttttctgacaAGGAAAAACTCAGTTTTTTCGTTTGATTACCAAGGTTAGTGATGTTCTACAatggatgataaaaaaaatcgaGAGAAAAGGTTCTAATCAGTCcagagcagttttttttaaaacctgtgaAAGTagtgttttgtagtttttaggATTTTATCAAGTTTTCTTAGAGTGAAAAAGTGACTAAAGTTTATttagggcggccgtggtgcagcgatagggtggtcgacctctgatagGAAGACTGAACGATCATTTGCCCAAGTggtgaagtgtccttgggcaagaccccaCCTTGCATCTGGTGGAAGGTCGCCACTagtgtgtgaacgtgtgtgtgtgactgggtgaatgtaaaaaaaataaaaataaagtaaacttAATGAGACCGTTGTAAACACAAAACCCAGAGAGACCTACAGACAACATGCTGACACCTAACAAAGCAGTGGctgaatggaatggaatggaatggctTGGAAAGTGTATGGAACGTTCACTTAATATTTGGATCTCATGCTAGttcaaaaaaagttcatttgacTAAATATGCAGATTTATTAggatcaagacaaaaaaaatattttgaaaaagaagtagggaaattaattcaattctattttatttgtatagcccaaattcacaacaacagtcgtctcaatgggcttcgtatttgtaattgaaaaagtgaaacgaactcaaaaggatcatgaatacatagaattcaataggaaaatactaaaatgaactaacaaactgactaagctatactgggatccctgcccttagacccccccttcacggtaaggaaaaactcctaaaaaaagggattccggaaaaaacaaagaaacctcagtggtgtccacatgaaagagggatcctcccccaggacggacaggcgaatTGCCAGAActtttagagaagaattaacttatctaaatctacaactacatatatatatatagaaaagtccagcagacgagcttcatccagatgaagttggggggacagtcaggggtgCGAGTTGAGCctgaggcaggatccacagccaggtgtaggagcgggagcagagacgaggtactcggtcaggaacaggagcacggatgagccaactggagtctggaagcactcccactcccca is from Oryzias latipes chromosome 7, ASM223467v1 and encodes:
- the LOC111947694 gene encoding zinc finger BED domain-containing protein 4-like, which encodes MVEEKYKAKKEKALDVVSRASAVSLTADMWTSINMDAYLAVTCHFITEEVELASVVLGVLKFPQTHTAAHLAEAKNLLMEEWGIKGKVTGLVTDCAPNMVACANTLLLRYIMCFAHMLNLVVKKSLAQTPELEDIRSKGRRIVGLFKSSTTAKEKLSEMQRQLARPEHKLIQEVETIWNSTFNMLERLFKEREPLGSALAILHTDLPPLTSEDYQAIHHCLSVLSPFQEATVELSTEKRVSASKVIPMVKMLKHYISSRCGQITHPLGEKLATNLKNNLYERFSALEKVTALSMATLLDPRFKELGFCSQGSAHTAIERLTKECAATMQAQLPEAQPQSPPREGPSSQQEDGSLWALLDRHVGVQQQVTSTTASATVEVQRYLKEPHIPMGYPQSFIPTSLQAGNEVSIITSFICAL